A single window of Agelaius phoeniceus isolate bAgePho1 chromosome 16, bAgePho1.hap1, whole genome shotgun sequence DNA harbors:
- the CYP2W1 gene encoding cytochrome P450 2W1: MSFLVSFLSDPALICLLCTAVLLAVAYFSTGYKNSAFKLPPGPTPLPIIGNLHLVDLRRQDKSLMKLAEKYGPIFTLHFGFQKVVVLTGYEVVREALVNYTEEFVDRPSIPIFDQIQNRNGLFFSIGELWRTTRRFTVSSMRNLGMGKQMIEGRIFEELHFLIEMIKSFKGEPFSLPSFNCAPINVTFVMLFGDRFDYKDPTFLTLLRLIDEIMILLGSPNLNYFNFYPFLGFLFKTHKIMLKKIEDVRAILRQYMKASREDINENSVRSYIDALIFKQQEEKHKKDSLFHDDNLMASILDLVMAGTETIATTLQWSILLMMKYPEIQKKVQEEIGRTVKAGSWATYEDRRRMPYTNAVLHEVQRFITLLPHVPRCTAVDTHFRGYFLPKGIIVIPSLTSVLLDKTQWETPHQFNPNHFLDAEGNFVKKGAFLPFSTGRRNCIGESLAKMELFVFFVGLLQTFTFRPQPGVSESDLDLTVPQTTFTLRPQPQATCAVLRE, from the exons atgtcttttttagTTTCATTTCTCTCTGATCCTGCATTAATTTGtctgctgtgcacagcagtATTATTAGCTGTAGCCTATTTTTCAACTGGCTATAAAAATTCAGCTTTTAAATTACCTCCTGGTCCAACTCCTCTTCCGATCATTGGTAACCTGCACTTGGTGGATCTTAGAAGGCAAGATAAATCACTAATGAAG CTTGCAGAAAAATACGGCCCCATCTTCACCCTGCACTTTGGGTTCCAGAAAGTTGTGGTGCTGACCGGGTACGAAGTTGTGCGAGAGGCGCTTGTGAACTACACAGAGGAGTTTGTAGACAGACCATCCATCCCAATATTTGACCAAATTCAGAACAGAAACG GTCTGTTCTTCTCCATCGGGGAGCTGTGGAGGACAACGCGCAGGTTCACCGTGTCCAGCATGCGCAACCTCGGCATGGGCAAGCAAATGATAGAGGGCAGAATCTTTGAGGAGCTCCACTTCCTCATCGAGATGATCAAATCCTTCAAAG gggaaCCTTTCAGCCTGCCCTCCTTCAACTGCGCGCCCATCAACGTCACCTTCGTCATGCTCTTTGGGGACAGGTTTGACTACAAGGACCCAACATTCCTCACTCTCTTAAGGCTCATAGATGAAATTATGATTCTTCTGGGATCCCCAAATTTAAAC TATTTCAATTTCTACCCGTTCCTTGGATTTCTTTTCAAAACCCACAAGATTATGCTCAAGAAAATCGAAGATGTGCGTGCCATTTTAAGGCAATACATGAAGGCCAGCAGGGAGGATATCAATGAGAACAGTGTGAGGAGCTACATCGATGCACTGATATTCAAGCAACAAGAG GAGAAGCACAAGAAAGACAGCCTCTTCCATGATGACAACTTAATGGCATCCATACTTGACCTGGTCATGGCTGGAACAGAGACCATTGCCACCACGCTCCAGTGGTCCATCCTGCTCATGATGAAATACCCAGAGATTCAAA AAAAGGTCCAGGAGGAGATTGGGAGAACAGTcaaggctgggagctgggccacGTACGAGGACAGGAGGAGGATGCCCTACACCAACGCAGTGCTGCACGAGGTGCAGAGGTTCATCACCCTCCTGCCGCACGTGCCCCGCTGCACTGCTGTTGACACCCACTTCAGGGGCTACTTCCTGCCCAAG GGTATAATTGTAATCCCATCCCTtacctcagtgctgctggataAGACACAATGGGAGACACCACATCAGTTCAACCCCAACCACTTTCTCGATGCTGAAGGGAATTTTGTAAAGAAAGGAGCTTTCCTGCCTTTCTCCACAG GGCGGCGGAACTGCATCGGGGAAAGCCTGGCCAAGATGGAGCTCTTTGTCTTCTTTGTCGGGCTGCTCCAAACATTCACCTTCCGACCCCAGCCGGGAGTTTCAGAGTCTGACCTGGACCTCACTGTCCCCCAAACGACTTTCACATTGAGGCCTCAGCCCCAGGCAACCTGTGCTGTCCTGAGGGAATAA
- the LOC129127079 gene encoding cytochrome P450 2K4-like — MAVQSLLLYLGSSSLLCLAAGLFALFYFLSSSKKSVCNLPPGPRPLPLIGNLNVVDLKKPFQSLTELSKIYGSVFTVHFGPRKVVVLAGYETIKDALLNHAEEFGERAEIPIFRKMTQGNGIAFSHGEMWKTMRRFTLSTLRDFGMGKRTLEVRILEEVNSLIKYFESYHGKPFDTKMILNNAVSNVICSILFGERFEYDDPVFLTLLKLINQNTKLLGSPMVQLYNFYPSLGFLSGASKTVLQNILELNAFLQKLFQEHKEELNENDLTGFVDAFLVKQNQESKKPHTAFSNGNLMFSTLDLFAAGTETTSTTVRWGLLLMMKYPEIQRKIQEEMNHVIEPGELPKLEDRKKMPYTEAVIHEIQRFANIVPMGVSRSTPRNVNFRGYVIPKGTEIIPLLTSALNDELHWKTPDQFNPSHFLDANGNFIRREAFIPFSIGRRACLGEGLARMELFLFFSGLLRKFVFQPPPGVEKSDLDLTADVGFTLTPMPHLVCAVPCE; from the exons ATGGCTGTGCAGAGTCTCCTGCTGTACCTGGGCTCCAGCTCACTGCTCTGTTTGGCAGCAGGGCTCTTTGCTCTCTTTTACTTTCTCTCCAGCTCCAAGAAATCAGTTTGCAATTTGCCCCCTGGGCCACGACCTCTTCCTCTGATTGGGAACCTGAACGTGGTGGATCTGAAAAAGCCGTTCCAGTCGCTGACAGAG CTCTCCAAGATCTATGGCAGCGTCTTCACGGTGCATTTTGGACCCAGGAAGGTCGTGGTACTGGCTGGATATGAAACCATCAAGGATGCCCTATTAAATCATGCTGAAGAGTTTGGAGAGAGGGCAGAAATACCCATATTTAGAAAAATGACACAAGGAAATG GCATAGCATTCAGCCATGGAGAGATGTGGAAAACTATGAGAAGATTTACCTTGTCCACACTGAGAGACTTTGGAATGGGAAAGAGAACCCTTGAGGTCCGAATCCTGGAGGAAGTAAATTCCCTTATCAAATATTTTGAATCCTATCATG GGAAACCATTTGATACAAAAATGATACTCAACAATGCTGTATCCAATGTCATCTGCTCTATATTGTTTGGAGAGAGGTTTGAATATGATGATCCAGTATTTCTAACTTTGCTGAAGCTGATAAATCAAAATACTAAGCTGTTGGGCTCCCCTATGGTGCAG TTATATAACTTCTACCCATCCCTTGGATTTCTGTCTGGAGCTTCCAAGACTGTGCTACAAAATATCCTTGAATTGAATGCTTTCCTCCAGAAGCTCTTCCAGGAACACAAAGAGGAGCTTAATGAAAATGACTTAACAGGCTTTGTCGATGCCTTTCTGGTGAAGCAAAACCAG GAGTCAAAGAAACCACACACTGCATTCAGCAATGGAAACCTGATGTTTTCAACCCTGGACCTCTTTGCTGCTGGGACTGAGACCACATCCACAACTGTgcgctgggggctgctgctgatgaTGAAATACCCAGAAATTCAGA GAAAGATTCAGGAAGAAATGAACCATGTCATTGAACCAGGAGAGCTGCCTAAGTtggaggacaggaaaaaaatgccttACACAGAAGCAGTAATACACGAAATACAAAGGTTTGCCAATATTGTCCCCATGGGCGTATCCAGATCGACTCCCAGAAATGTGAATTTCCGAGGCTACGTGATTCCTAAG GGTACTGAGATTATTCCACTGCTGACCTCTGCTCTGAATGATGAGTTACACTGGAAAACCCCAGATCAGTTCAACCCTTCCCATTTCCTTGATGCCAATGGGAACTTCATTAGGAGAGAAGCATTTATTCCATTCTCCATAG GGCGAAGGGCTTGCCTTGGTGAAGGACTGGCCAGAATGGAGCTGTTCCTCTTCTTTTCGGGCTTGCTCCGCAAATTtgttttccagcctcctccaggaGTGGAGAAGTCAGACCTGGATCTCACTGCTGATGTTGGCTTTACCTTGACTCCCATGCCTCACCTGGtttgtgctgtgccctgtgaaTGA